A region of the Candidatus Neomarinimicrobiota bacterium genome:
TGTCTCACACGCTCGGAAAGCGGAGAATCGATCTTTATCTCGAATACGACAGAGTGATCTCAACGTCAGAAACGATCCAGTATAAATCTCTCTTGAAGGAAAGGGGAAGGAGAAAACCGGTACAGTATATTTTGGGGGAGACAGAATTTATGGGTCTGACTTTGCGTGTTGACCAAACCGTCCTGATCCCCCGACCGGAGACTGAGCAGATGGTGGAGATTGCTTTAGAAATCCTTGAGGACAAACATAAAATTGAGTTGAATATCCTTGACGTTGGAACCGGAAGTGGAAACATAGCGATTGCACTTGCAAGTCGTTTGGGGTCGGCATCTATCACAGCTTTGGATGTCAGCGAGGAAGCAATAGAACTGGCTGTTGCAAACGCTGAGAGAAATGGAGTCGGCGGCAAGATAAGGTTTTTGGTTCATGACTTTATTTCTACCGGGTTTCCCGACGGCAAGTACGACATGATAATTTCCAATCCGCCTTATGTTTCGCTCGATTCTTTTAAATCACTCCCACCTGAGGTTAGAGAATGGGAACCCGAAGCCGCGGTGACAGATTATTCGGATGGTTTTGATTTCATCAAAAAAATAATATCGCTATCCTCCGATTCTCTTAAAACCGGCGGTACGCTTCTGATGGAAATCGGCGGCGATCATCAGAAAGAACAGGTGACGGAGCTTATGAAGAAAGCGGGATACTCAGAACTGAACGTCGGAGAGGATTACAACTCTCACGCCCGATTCGTTTCCGCCATGAATTGAGGAGGATCAAGATCTGGCTGAAAGCAGCATAAAAGCCTACCTTCAACTCTTACGACCTCATAACGCCGCAATAGGCGGTATTTCGATTTTTATAGGCGCTTTCCTTGCCGGAAAGATAGAACCTGCATACGCGATCATATTTGCGTGCACCAGCGGCGTATTGATCACAGCGGCAGCCAACAGCGTCAATGATATATATGACGTCGAGTCCGACCGCATAAACAAACCATATCGTCCGATAGCTTCGGGAAAGGTCTCCAAAAACGCTGCGATATGGATTTCTGTTATGTTATACACAGGCGGGATTATATCAGGCGCCATGGTGAACAGAGCCGCGCTGGTTATCGCCGTTTCCGCAGTCATACT
Encoded here:
- the prmC gene encoding peptide chain release factor N(5)-glutamine methyltransferase, which translates into the protein MSIKNILDKSSEYLEGKGVDSPLLNAELLLSHTLGKRRIDLYLEYDRVISTSETIQYKSLLKERGRRKPVQYILGETEFMGLTLRVDQTVLIPRPETEQMVEIALEILEDKHKIELNILDVGTGSGNIAIALASRLGSASITALDVSEEAIELAVANAERNGVGGKIRFLVHDFISTGFPDGKYDMIISNPPYVSLDSFKSLPPEVREWEPEAAVTDYSDGFDFIKKIISLSSDSLKTGGTLLMEIGGDHQKEQVTELMKKAGYSELNVGEDYNSHARFVSAMN